In Sulfitobacter guttiformis, the genomic stretch GGCAGGCAGCGGGATTACAGCCCTTTTTGGCCGCTCCGGTGCAGGAAAAAGCACTATTATCAATGCCATTGCAGGCTTGCTTCGCCCTGACGAGGGCTATCTCGAAGTTGACGGAACGGTTTTGATGGACACTACCCGTGGCTTACACATGCCACCGCACAAAAGGCGCTTTGGCACCGTGTTTCAGGATGCACGTCTGTTTGCACATCTCACCGTGGCGCAAAACCTCGATTTTGGCACCCGCTATGCGCCACGCGGTACTTCTGTCCCCCGCGCCGAGGTGATTGACCTTCTGGGCCTTGCCGGTCTGCTGGATCGTGCGCCGAACACACTGTCCGGCGGCGAGAAGCAACGCACAGCACTGGGCCGCGCCCTGCTCAGCGCACCACGTATGCTGTTGATGGATGAACCCCTTGCCAGTCTCGATAGTGCCCGCAAACACGAAATCCTGCCCTACCTAGAACATTTGCGCGACGGCCCTCTAAACCTGCCCATCCTCTACGTCAGTCATGCGGTAGACGAGATTACCCGCCTTGCCGATACGCTGATCGTAATAAAGAAAGGGCACATCGCTGCCCAAGGGCCCTTGCGCGATGTCATGTCGGACCCTGCTGCCGTGCCCCTGATTGGCGTGCGCGAAGCCGGATCAGTGATTGAGGCCACGGTTCAAAGCCATGATGCGGACGGCCTGAGCACGCTCAGGCTTCGCGGCGGCAACCTTGTCCTGCCGGGTGTCATGGCTGCTGTCGGCACCACACTGCGGCTGCGGATCAAAGCGCAGGATGTAATGATCGCACGAACACGGCCTGAGGGCATCAGCGCGCTTAACATCCTCGCGGCGCGTATTATAGGGATTCACGCAGGCGCCGGCCCCGGCGCTGCGGTGACACTTGATGTCGGGGGCGAGCAGATCCTCGCCCGCATCACCGGCCGCGCTGTATCCGCCCTCGGCTTGGAGGTTGGAACATCGTGTTTTGCAGTGCTGAAGTCGACAGCAATCGCCCAGTCGAGCATCGGGCGATAGGCACACACCGTCCGTCATATCTTCAGGCCTTGGCAAGCAGCTTCATTTTGCCTGCCAAGCGCTTGTTCAATTCGTTTGGTGCGATATCCGCGTCAATCGCAAGCTTGCGCAGACCGAAATGCACATGCGCCATGTCCTGATAATAACTGGTATAGGCGTAATTCGTCGCAGCGCCTGCAACAGCCCCCAGTACCGGCACGGCTTGCGCTGCCAATTTTTGCCCCAGCACCACCGCAAGGCGCGGCGCCACTTTGTTGATGACCGTCTGCACTGCCTTCCCGGACAAAGCCAGCCGCGCCGTCAAGAATGCCAACTCCGATCCGTCGTCATCGGTGAGTGGTCCCGCAGCAGAGAAAACCTGCACACAATCGAACCGCACAGATTCGAGTTCTGGGTCGAACCCGTATTCGACGGCGACCCCCTCGATCACCCGCAACAGTAGCGTGGTTGTCACCGGCAGTTCTGCCAGTGCGGTGGGCAGCCCGCCTGCACCGCCTGCCGCCCCCAACCCCATCGAAACGGCAGAGTTTAGCCAAGCCGCCTGATCGGGCACCCTGCTGCGGCTTTTATGTGCTGCGGACATCGCATGGTTGAGTGCGCGCACGGTCGCCCCCTCCAGCTGTCTTCGTACCGATGCGGGCAAACGCTCCAGCAGGTTCTCCGCCTGTCCGCCAATCAGATTAAGCACGTTAATCCCGACACCGCCTGCACCTTTGTACAGGCGCGCAATCCGGTCCAGTTCAGCTTCGACATCTACAACGGCAGGCAACAGTGGCTTGGGCATGATGGAACTCCTTCCCGCTATAAGTGGGCGCAGCAGGACTGCATTTCAACGGACACGCATCACCTCGCCTGTAACACCCTCCCAAGCCCCGTCGACAAGGGCGCGGCCCAGAACGCGGTCGGGATTGGTCGGTGGGGGCATGACAACATCATCAAGACGCGCAAACCCGAACCGCCCGTAATAGGGCGCATCGCCCACCAGCATCACACGGTGCCATCCCAACGGTACAGCCTGCTCAAGCGATGTGACAATCAAAAGCGCCGCAAGGCCTTCACCTTGCCGCGTGGGGTGCACTGCAACAGGCCCTAACAGCAGAACATCTTTCCCGCCCACACGTACAGGCCAGAACCGGATCGCTCCC encodes the following:
- the modC gene encoding molybdenum ABC transporter ATP-binding protein encodes the protein MKLRLKHKFAGFTLDLDLEAGSGITALFGRSGAGKSTIINAIAGLLRPDEGYLEVDGTVLMDTTRGLHMPPHKRRFGTVFQDARLFAHLTVAQNLDFGTRYAPRGTSVPRAEVIDLLGLAGLLDRAPNTLSGGEKQRTALGRALLSAPRMLLMDEPLASLDSARKHEILPYLEHLRDGPLNLPILYVSHAVDEITRLADTLIVIKKGHIAAQGPLRDVMSDPAAVPLIGVREAGSVIEATVQSHDADGLSTLRLRGGNLVLPGVMAAVGTTLRLRIKAQDVMIARTRPEGISALNILAARIIGIHAGAGPGAAVTLDVGGEQILARITGRAVSALGLEVGTSCFAVLKSTAIAQSSIGR
- a CDS encoding EcsC family protein, which gives rise to MPKPLLPAVVDVEAELDRIARLYKGAGGVGINVLNLIGGQAENLLERLPASVRRQLEGATVRALNHAMSAAHKSRSRVPDQAAWLNSAVSMGLGAAGGAGGLPTALAELPVTTTLLLRVIEGVAVEYGFDPELESVRFDCVQVFSAAGPLTDDDGSELAFLTARLALSGKAVQTVINKVAPRLAVVLGQKLAAQAVPVLGAVAGAATNYAYTSYYQDMAHVHFGLRKLAIDADIAPNELNKRLAGKMKLLAKA
- a CDS encoding GNAT family N-acetyltransferase yields the protein MYEIAPETAADLWEVEALYDTCFAPGRTALSSYRLREGVPPVAGLSLVARDDLGILAGAIRFWPVRVGGKDVLLLGPVAVHPTRQGEGLAALLIVTSLEQAVPLGWHRVMLVGDAPYYGRFGFARLDDVVMPPPTNPDRVLGRALVDGAWEGVTGEVMRVR